One genomic window of Deltaproteobacteria bacterium includes the following:
- a CDS encoding response regulator, whose amino-acid sequence MFGGQVKSKRERILVVDQDGTTREFLANIIKLLGCDFELVESVEEALKALENHVFDLLITDLHLPESRKLFENTVQQSPHLRTICMVRHRQLMIDTYHLTDTVFVLKPFNFDDMINTIRRAIHDKNLLEVEAEFRRLRRQAFRILS is encoded by the coding sequence ATGTTTGGCGGTCAGGTTAAAAGTAAACGAGAACGCATCCTGGTGGTCGATCAGGATGGCACGACCCGAGAGTTTTTAGCCAATATCATTAAACTGCTGGGATGTGATTTCGAACTGGTCGAAAGCGTTGAAGAGGCTTTGAAAGCCTTGGAAAACCATGTCTTTGACCTGCTCATCACCGACCTCCATCTGCCCGAAAGCAGGAAATTGTTTGAAAACACTGTCCAGCAGTCCCCTCATCTGCGAACCATCTGTATGGTCCGGCATCGACAACTGATGATTGACACCTATCACCTGACAGATACGGTTTTCGTTCTCAAACCTTTCAACTTCGACGACATGATCAACACCATCCGACGGGCAATTCATGATAAAAATCTCCTGGAAGTGGAGGCGGAATTTCGCCGCCTGCGCCGGCAGGCTTTTAGAATATTGAGTTAA
- a CDS encoding methyltransferase has protein sequence MDAVLLGALSAIRAGERVIDLGTGCGIILLLLANRYPDCSLTGVEFQATLARLAKNNVRLNGLADRVQIIPADMKDLPQHFPPGAFDVVVSNPPYRPLEAGRLNPATEKAIARHELFGSLRTVAQTAYYLLPHGGRLYLIYPAWRLVSLCETLRTHGLEPKTWRLVHSRAQEPACLAWVEARKHGGEELQVLPPLIIYDEGGQYTTEVQTFFQL, from the coding sequence TTGGACGCGGTGCTGTTAGGGGCTTTGTCTGCCATCCGGGCCGGGGAACGAGTCATCGATCTGGGAACCGGCTGCGGCATTATCCTGTTATTGCTGGCCAATCGATACCCTGACTGTTCCCTGACCGGGGTGGAATTCCAAGCCACCTTGGCCCGGTTGGCAAAGAACAACGTGCGTCTCAATGGACTGGCCGATCGGGTGCAGATAATCCCGGCCGATATGAAAGACTTGCCCCAGCATTTCCCGCCTGGGGCCTTTGATGTGGTGGTAAGTAACCCGCCTTACCGCCCGCTGGAGGCCGGCCGCTTGAATCCGGCCACCGAAAAGGCCATTGCCCGACATGAACTGTTCGGGTCCCTGCGCACCGTGGCCCAGACCGCCTATTACCTGCTGCCGCATGGCGGACGACTTTATTTGATCTACCCGGCCTGGCGTCTGGTATCATTATGCGAAACTCTCAGAACTCACGGCCTGGAACCCAAAACCTGGCGTCTGGTACACTCCCGGGCCCAGGAACCCGCCTGCTTGGCGTGGGTCGAAGCCCGCAAACATGGGGGCGAGGAATTGCAGGTCTTGCCGCCTTTGATCATTTACGACGAGGGCGGACAGTATACTACCGAAGTCCAGACCTTTTTCCAACTATAA
- a CDS encoding DUF1015 domain-containing protein: MVEMAPLRGLHYNLTKVPDLKQVVTPPYDVISPTQQSLFYEQHPYNMVRLILPRQQPGDSTEENRYIRAARDFTSWQQNGILSRDPQPAFYYWETTFEYQGRRLTRGGVVGLVRLEPFESGMVRPHEKTFSATKNDRFQLMQHCRAHFSPIFALYSDATDRVLTTLRAGLPATPLFDFEDLDGFRQRFYRVTEPQLLRDTAKLMADLTLYIADGHHRYETALAYQAWLRPQFPQASPRASFNYVLMYLSNLLDDNLVILPAHRLVDTLRLTRFEESELLTRLPEYFDLQPFTAAIGEPSSDGPKFTAALAEAEQTGAVLGLAAPGSRLWLLRLKPGIMNGPLAAQVPPALAKLDVMALNYLIFEKIMGLSRQEQDDEETFKYASTAAEALGAVACGRAGLAFLLNPTRIEQVQEVAAAGLIMPRKSTYFYPKILAGLVMHPINPQEEVGL; encoded by the coding sequence ATGGTAGAAATGGCCCCGCTGCGTGGGCTCCATTATAACTTAACTAAGGTTCCTGATCTTAAGCAAGTTGTCACTCCCCCTTACGACGTTATCTCTCCTACCCAACAGTCGTTATTTTATGAGCAGCACCCCTATAATATGGTACGGCTTATTTTGCCCCGCCAGCAGCCCGGGGACAGCACCGAGGAAAATCGCTATATACGGGCGGCGCGCGATTTCACTTCCTGGCAACAGAACGGCATTTTGAGTCGCGATCCTCAGCCGGCCTTTTATTACTGGGAGACTACCTTTGAATATCAAGGCCGCCGCCTGACCCGGGGCGGAGTGGTGGGCTTGGTGCGTCTGGAGCCGTTTGAAAGCGGCATGGTGCGACCCCATGAAAAGACCTTTTCGGCTACCAAAAATGATCGTTTCCAGCTCATGCAGCATTGCCGGGCGCATTTTTCCCCGATCTTTGCTCTCTATTCTGATGCCACCGACCGGGTTCTGACCACGCTGAGGGCTGGACTGCCCGCCACTCCGCTCTTCGACTTTGAGGATCTGGACGGTTTTCGCCAGCGTTTTTATCGAGTAACAGAGCCACAGCTGTTGCGGGACACGGCTAAATTAATGGCCGATTTAACCCTATATATCGCCGACGGCCACCATCGTTATGAAACTGCCCTGGCCTATCAGGCCTGGCTGCGACCGCAATTCCCCCAGGCCTCGCCCCGGGCTTCTTTCAACTACGTCCTCATGTATCTGAGCAACCTGTTGGACGATAATCTGGTCATTCTGCCGGCCCATCGCCTGGTGGACACCCTGCGGCTGACCAGATTCGAGGAGTCGGAGTTGTTGACCCGGCTGCCGGAATATTTTGATTTGCAGCCCTTCACTGCCGCAATCGGAGAGCCATCCAGCGATGGGCCCAAATTTACCGCGGCTCTGGCTGAGGCTGAACAGACCGGCGCAGTTTTAGGGCTGGCAGCACCGGGATCAAGGTTGTGGCTCCTCCGACTGAAGCCAGGAATCATGAACGGTCCCCTGGCGGCCCAGGTTCCTCCAGCCCTGGCCAAACTGGATGTTATGGCCTTAAATTACCTGATTTTTGAGAAAATCATGGGCCTTAGCCGTCAGGAGCAGGATGACGAAGAGACTTTCAAGTATGCCAGTACCGCCGCCGAAGCCTTGGGGGCGGTAGCCTGCGGCCGGGCTGGCCTGGCTTTTCTGTTAAATCCAACGCGCATCGAGCAGGTCCAGGAAGTAGCCGCCGCCGGGTTGATCATGCCCCGCAAATCCACCTATTTCTATCCCAAAATCCTGGCCGGGCTGGTGATGCATCCTATAAATCCTCAGGAGGAAGTTGGACTCTGA
- a CDS encoding ATP-binding protein: protein MTPFFRLTQIRMRTLILGIIITALVISSAFFFLGQRIRQRVETLVTEQFNQQQLTLARKIADSIEFYFDYLEAEMLSYSHFSTTERHSLDLLREYLKQHFSHLQTFGILEVRKYDANGQLEYCFGQSLPCQSVETRKLNPRYHNWLQNPKHHGMLYLTTTFLWPEPPWKGRKVMAMLSPLYLYQGRTASPEAHESQKERFAGCLELIFDPYYICREATKDVRSGQTGYTWIIDADETVLAHYETEFLGKDAIRVRQSRAPQLSFERLKKIQKKILQGKEGMDWYESGWHRERLGRIKKLVAFVPVRFDRGLIKGVLTVENRQHNLWGVAVVAPVEEVYGLIRSFQTQETLLGGFFFLLILAISGVFIGTIITWNKTLTKEVELKTEALKQSHERLLRSERFAAVGEAAAYVSHEIKNPLMVIGGFARQLERNPQLKERDREKVKIIGDEVARLETFLGDLRDFTRPAPPAKQMTDLNAIVHEIEEMMREAADECGVQLVTSLNPDLPPALLDPNQIKQVLINLIKNAIEATEGKGHVVISTRFQEDHLHLSVKDDGKGIRPEILRDIFNPFFTTKEAGTGLGLSVINKIVEDHQGTITVESTLGKGSTFTVILPCNP from the coding sequence ATGACGCCATTTTTCCGCTTAACCCAGATCCGCATGCGGACTCTGATCTTGGGCATTATCATTACCGCCCTGGTGATATCTTCGGCTTTTTTCTTTCTCGGACAGCGGATCCGGCAACGGGTAGAAACCCTGGTTACCGAGCAATTCAATCAACAGCAACTGACGCTGGCCCGGAAAATCGCTGATAGCATCGAATTCTATTTTGACTATCTGGAAGCCGAAATGCTCAGTTATTCTCACTTTTCTACGACGGAAAGGCACTCCTTGGATCTGCTTCGGGAGTATCTCAAGCAGCATTTCAGTCATCTGCAGACTTTTGGCATCCTCGAGGTGCGAAAATACGACGCCAACGGCCAGTTGGAGTACTGTTTCGGCCAATCACTGCCTTGCCAGTCGGTGGAGACCCGCAAGTTGAATCCTAGGTACCACAATTGGCTCCAGAATCCCAAGCATCACGGCATGCTTTACCTGACCACCACCTTTCTCTGGCCTGAGCCGCCCTGGAAAGGTCGCAAAGTGATGGCCATGTTAAGCCCCCTATATTTATATCAGGGCCGGACCGCTTCTCCGGAAGCTCACGAGAGCCAAAAGGAGCGCTTTGCCGGCTGCCTCGAGCTGATCTTTGATCCTTATTATATCTGCCGGGAGGCTACCAAGGATGTGCGGTCCGGCCAGACCGGCTACACCTGGATTATTGATGCCGATGAGACTGTGCTAGCTCATTATGAAACGGAATTTTTGGGAAAAGATGCCATCCGGGTGAGACAGTCGCGGGCTCCACAATTATCCTTTGAGAGGCTGAAGAAAATCCAGAAAAAAATCCTCCAGGGAAAAGAAGGTATGGATTGGTACGAATCCGGCTGGCACCGCGAGCGGCTGGGGCGCATTAAGAAGCTGGTTGCCTTTGTCCCGGTTCGATTTGATCGGGGACTGATCAAAGGGGTGCTAACCGTCGAAAATCGGCAGCACAATCTCTGGGGAGTGGCGGTGGTCGCCCCGGTTGAGGAGGTCTATGGTCTGATCAGAAGCTTTCAGACCCAGGAGACTCTCCTGGGTGGGTTTTTCTTCCTGTTGATCCTGGCAATCAGCGGGGTGTTCATCGGGACAATCATAACCTGGAACAAAACCCTGACTAAGGAAGTAGAGCTAAAAACTGAAGCCTTAAAACAGAGTCATGAACGCCTGCTGCGTTCCGAGCGCTTCGCCGCGGTAGGGGAGGCCGCCGCTTATGTCAGCCATGAGATCAAAAATCCCCTCATGGTGATCGGAGGCTTTGCCCGCCAACTGGAGCGTAATCCCCAGCTCAAGGAGCGGGATCGGGAAAAAGTAAAAATAATCGGTGACGAAGTGGCCCGGCTGGAGACCTTTTTAGGCGACCTGAGAGATTTTACCCGCCCGGCGCCGCCTGCCAAACAAATGACCGATTTAAACGCCATTGTCCACGAAATTGAAGAAATGATGCGCGAGGCCGCCGATGAATGCGGGGTGCAACTAGTGACCTCTCTGAACCCGGATCTGCCTCCGGCCTTATTGGACCCTAATCAGATTAAACAGGTATTGATTAACCTGATTAAAAATGCCATCGAAGCCACCGAAGGAAAAGGCCATGTGGTGATTTCCACCAGGTTCCAGGAGGATCACCTCCACCTGTCGGTAAAGGATGACGGCAAAGGCATCCGGCCAGAAATTTTAAGGGATATCTTTAACCCGTTTTTTACCACCAAAGAGGCGGGGACGGGCTTGGGGTTGTCAGTAATCAACAAAATTGTCGAAGACCACCAGGGCACCATCACGGTGGAGAGCACCCTCGGCAAGGGAAGTACCTTCACGGTCATTTTGCCGTGTAACCCATGA
- a CDS encoding HAMP domain-containing protein: MPSPARATAFSPSQAKEYQRRRRERIIIFIIFLLIVTITYLEVRLVSRGGEPVTGSMLAFGLVNLNTILLLVLIFLIFRNLSKLFLERRQKIFGSRLRVRLVLTFVTLSLLPTLLMSFVAFQFISNRVEYQLDTRVEQSLKNALALSQEYYQGMEHKVHACSRVLAREINDQGLLAPEKVAALAAFLDQTQQEYHLTGIEIFDQQGNKLSQSQLPQNVGLPDTEANLLQSAQVREAGRVYRQVTDQGELLQGLTPLGFIPGTEIPEAYLVVSQLIPRPISTQIAGIARGVSDLRDLQLLLRPVRVGHYIALLIVTLLVIMSAIWLAFYMAKEITTPIQQLAEGTLKVADGDYNIHIDLEGRDEIGFLVQSFNKMTQDLQHSRAQLAAANQQLSRSNEELETRRRYMEVVLQNVAAGVISLDADSRITTINDSAQVMLGLRAEEILGQDARQLLPADQFDKVAEVIAEAQYSGRSSMEKPLQINLPDHTLSLLIKPTVLKDEQGRYLGVVVVFEDLTELERAQRLAAWREVARRIAHEVKNPLTPIQLSAQRLWRRYADQFGDDGQVFRECTQMIIKQVEELKNLVNEFYQFARFPQLSLAPCDINALINETLILYQEIQPQVTLEFHPDNSLGAIPLDREQIKRVLFNLLDNAIASRPETVAINISSRLDQHLNRAELVIADNGAGIPDRDKPRVFEPYFSTKRSGTGLGLAIVQSIITEHQGSIRVEDNYPQGSRFVIELPLSR; encoded by the coding sequence ATGCCCAGCCCTGCCCGTGCCACAGCCTTTTCCCCCTCCCAGGCCAAGGAATACCAGCGTCGGCGTCGCGAACGGATAATTATCTTTATAATCTTCCTGTTGATTGTGACCATTACCTATCTGGAGGTCCGACTGGTAAGCCGCGGGGGGGAGCCGGTAACAGGCAGCATGCTGGCTTTTGGCCTGGTCAACCTCAATACTATCCTGTTATTGGTGCTCATCTTTTTAATCTTCCGCAATCTTTCCAAGCTGTTTTTGGAACGCCGCCAGAAGATCTTCGGCTCCCGGTTGCGGGTCCGTCTGGTACTGACCTTTGTCACTTTGTCGCTGTTGCCTACCTTGCTGATGTCTTTTGTGGCTTTCCAGTTTATTTCGAACCGGGTGGAATATCAACTGGATACCCGAGTTGAGCAATCCCTCAAAAATGCTTTAGCCCTGAGCCAGGAATATTATCAGGGCATGGAACACAAGGTGCATGCCTGCAGCCGCGTTCTGGCTCGAGAGATTAACGACCAGGGGTTGCTAGCCCCGGAAAAGGTCGCAGCCCTGGCCGCTTTTTTGGACCAGACCCAACAAGAGTATCACCTCACCGGGATCGAGATCTTTGATCAACAAGGGAACAAATTAAGCCAATCACAATTGCCTCAAAACGTTGGGTTGCCCGACACCGAGGCCAATCTTTTACAATCTGCTCAGGTCAGGGAGGCCGGAAGAGTCTATCGGCAGGTAACTGATCAGGGTGAACTCCTCCAAGGTCTGACTCCTTTAGGGTTTATCCCAGGAACAGAAATCCCTGAGGCTTATTTGGTAGTTAGTCAATTGATCCCCCGGCCGATCTCCACCCAGATCGCCGGGATCGCCCGGGGAGTGTCGGACCTCAGAGATTTACAACTGCTGTTGCGTCCGGTTCGGGTCGGTCATTATATTGCCTTGCTGATTGTCACCCTGCTGGTAATCATGTCGGCCATCTGGCTGGCCTTTTATATGGCCAAAGAAATCACCACCCCCATCCAGCAACTGGCGGAAGGTACACTCAAGGTGGCAGACGGGGATTATAATATCCATATTGATCTTGAAGGGCGGGATGAAATCGGCTTTTTGGTCCAGTCCTTTAACAAAATGACCCAAGATTTGCAGCATAGCCGGGCCCAGTTGGCGGCGGCCAATCAACAGTTGTCCCGGAGTAATGAGGAATTGGAGACCCGCCGGCGGTACATGGAAGTTGTCCTCCAAAACGTCGCGGCCGGGGTCATCTCGTTAGATGCCGACAGCCGCATTACCACGATCAACGATTCGGCCCAGGTGATGCTGGGACTCAGGGCCGAGGAAATTTTAGGCCAGGATGCTCGGCAGCTCTTGCCGGCTGACCAGTTTGACAAGGTGGCAGAGGTGATTGCCGAGGCGCAGTACTCCGGCCGCTCCAGTATGGAAAAACCTTTGCAAATCAATCTGCCCGACCACACCCTGTCTCTGCTGATTAAACCCACAGTGCTGAAAGATGAACAGGGGCGCTACCTGGGGGTAGTAGTGGTGTTCGAAGATCTAACCGAGCTGGAGCGAGCCCAACGGCTGGCCGCCTGGCGGGAGGTGGCCCGGCGCATCGCCCATGAAGTCAAAAATCCGCTTACTCCGATCCAATTGTCGGCCCAACGGCTGTGGCGCCGCTATGCCGACCAGTTCGGCGATGATGGCCAGGTCTTCCGGGAATGCACCCAGATGATCATCAAGCAGGTGGAAGAACTGAAGAATCTGGTGAATGAATTTTATCAATTTGCCCGCTTTCCCCAGCTTAGTCTGGCTCCTTGCGATATCAACGCCCTGATTAACGAGACCCTGATTCTTTACCAGGAAATCCAACCCCAGGTCACCTTGGAATTTCATCCGGATAACTCTTTAGGGGCCATCCCTCTGGATCGGGAGCAGATCAAACGGGTATTATTCAATCTATTGGATAACGCCATAGCTTCCCGGCCGGAAACGGTGGCCATTAACATCAGCAGTCGGCTGGATCAGCACCTCAACCGGGCGGAGTTGGTGATTGCCGATAACGGCGCCGGCATTCCGGACCGGGATAAACCCCGGGTCTTTGAACCCTATTTTTCCACCAAACGCAGCGGCACCGGCCTGGGTCTGGCTATAGTGCAATCTATTATCACTGAACATCAGGGAAGTATCCGGGTGGAGGATAACTACCCCCAGGGGAGCCGTTTTGTCATTGAACTCCCTCTTAGCCGGTAG